In Phaeobacter piscinae, one genomic interval encodes:
- a CDS encoding VOC family protein: MRRVCTTSLALLLAAGVASADPFKEITVGVPVASITDAEAWYLTLFGPEVEVLKPVPGVVEFKVAPDTWYQIFETENPQPSGTVVRFLVEDMAASQAKWADAGIDTGAAIQIPDVVTYSEFTDPDGNALGLYDLP; the protein is encoded by the coding sequence ATGCGCCGTGTCTGCACAACATCCCTCGCCCTGCTGCTTGCAGCTGGTGTCGCCTCCGCTGACCCTTTCAAGGAGATCACCGTCGGCGTTCCTGTGGCCTCGATCACCGATGCAGAAGCGTGGTATCTCACCCTATTTGGCCCTGAGGTTGAGGTGCTAAAGCCCGTTCCCGGCGTTGTCGAATTCAAGGTGGCGCCCGATACGTGGTATCAGATCTTCGAAACCGAAAATCCCCAGCCGTCCGGGACTGTCGTCCGATTTCTGGTGGAGGATATGGCCGCCTCTCAGGCCAAATGGGCTGACGCTGGCATTGATACCGGCGCCGCCATTCAAATTCCAGATGTCGTGACCTATTCAGAGTTTACCGACCCTGACGGGAACGCCCTCGGGCTTTATGACCTGCCGTAA
- a CDS encoding VOC family protein codes for MALVSVEDTITISFSVKDRHATADWFKTMLGFDTIYHADEAGWSELQTKTSGVTIGLGEHTKPAPGNCVPVFGIADLDTARQKLEQAKVKFDGETDVVEGMVKTATFYDPDGNAMMLAEDLTGGS; via the coding sequence ATGGCGCTTGTTTCAGTGGAAGACACCATCACAATCTCGTTTTCGGTCAAGGATCGCCACGCAACTGCGGATTGGTTCAAAACCATGCTTGGGTTTGACACGATCTACCACGCGGATGAGGCCGGTTGGTCGGAGCTGCAGACCAAGACATCCGGCGTCACAATCGGTCTGGGAGAACATACCAAACCCGCCCCCGGCAACTGCGTTCCCGTCTTCGGCATCGCAGATCTGGATACGGCGCGGCAGAAACTGGAACAGGCCAAGGTGAAATTTGACGGTGAAACCGATGTCGTCGAAGGCATGGTCAAAACAGCGACCTTCTATGATCCTGACGGCAACGCGATGATGCTGGCCGAAGATCTGACCGGTGGCTCATAA
- a CDS encoding winged helix-turn-helix transcriptional regulator, with product MDIETFVNTTSRAWAIPILAHLHAGVAGRQAPLLTATGASRTAFAQSVDHLISIGLLERNPGYGHPLRPEFRLTALGVSAAATANKIHSVTAEEDRDLLRRSWTLPILTALHEPSHFNDIKRNLRRITDRALSQSLKTLEGRQWVHRHVDEAARPPRSIYHAVNTGGLISRVAASDISFAG from the coding sequence ATGGACATTGAGACGTTTGTCAACACCACCTCAAGGGCCTGGGCGATCCCTATTCTGGCCCATCTGCACGCAGGCGTTGCCGGGCGGCAGGCGCCGCTGCTGACGGCCACCGGGGCAAGCAGGACGGCGTTTGCGCAAAGCGTTGATCACCTGATCTCAATCGGGTTGCTGGAGCGAAATCCCGGCTATGGCCACCCGCTGCGGCCTGAGTTTCGGCTGACCGCGCTGGGCGTTTCCGCCGCCGCCACCGCCAATAAAATCCACAGTGTCACAGCCGAAGAAGATCGCGATTTGCTGCGGCGATCGTGGACGTTGCCGATTCTGACGGCCCTGCATGAGCCGAGCCACTTCAACGATATTAAGCGCAATCTGCGCAGGATTACGGATCGCGCCTTGTCTCAGTCGTTGAAAACGCTGGAGGGGCGGCAATGGGTGCATCGCCACGTAGATGAGGCTGCCCGCCCCCCACGCTCAATATATCATGCGGTGAATACCGGTGGTTTGATCAGTCGTGTTGCGGCCAGCGACATCAGCTTTGCCGGATAG
- the glpD gene encoding glycerol-3-phosphate dehydrogenase → MSNTNAQDQITDLFIIGGGINGCGIARDAAGRGLSVALAEMNDLASATSSASTKLFHGGLRYLEYFEFRLVREALIEREVLLKAMPHISWPMRFVLPFHKDMRFDNTTPTSKLLTTIMPWMKGRRPAWLIRLGLFMYDSLGKRGILPGTSKLDLASDPAGRPLDPKFKTAFEYSDCWIEDARLVVLNARDAEARGAEIMTRTKVTGATRNADHWVIDLEDITTGATSQRRAKMLVNAGGPWVADVLRQKLGQNSRESVRLVRGSHIVVPKLYDHGRCYFFQGTDGRIIFAIPYEEDYTLIGTTDADHPDPQTAPTCTPEEQDYLINFASQYFANPLSRDDIVWTYSGVRPLYDDGASSATAATREYVLTLNDSAAPLLNVFGGKITTYRKLAEAALEKIATVFPDLPADWTAGVALPGGDFPVGDVAKLTAKLAQDYPFLSPYATRRLIRAYGTEAWDVLGTASTAADLGQAFGATITARELDWTIAQEWVRTGEDYLLRRTKLALRLSDEERAAVDAYIRSKAADLAA, encoded by the coding sequence ATGTCTAACACAAACGCTCAAGACCAAATCACCGATCTTTTCATTATCGGCGGCGGCATCAATGGCTGCGGCATCGCCCGTGACGCCGCCGGTCGCGGCCTGTCTGTTGCGCTGGCTGAGATGAACGATCTCGCCTCCGCCACCTCCTCCGCCTCGACCAAGCTGTTTCATGGCGGATTGCGCTATCTTGAATATTTCGAATTCCGGCTGGTGCGTGAGGCGCTGATCGAACGCGAGGTGCTGTTGAAGGCGATGCCACATATCTCCTGGCCGATGCGTTTTGTGCTGCCCTTCCACAAGGACATGCGCTTCGACAACACCACGCCAACCTCAAAATTGCTAACCACCATCATGCCGTGGATGAAGGGCCGGCGCCCGGCCTGGCTGATCCGTCTTGGCCTGTTCATGTACGACAGCCTCGGCAAACGCGGCATCCTTCCCGGCACCTCCAAACTGGATCTCGCCAGCGATCCCGCAGGCCGCCCGCTGGATCCGAAGTTCAAGACCGCTTTTGAATATTCCGACTGCTGGATCGAAGACGCGCGGCTGGTGGTGCTGAATGCCCGCGACGCCGAGGCCCGCGGCGCCGAAATCATGACCCGCACCAAAGTCACCGGCGCCACCCGCAATGCGGACCACTGGGTGATTGACCTTGAAGACATCACCACGGGCGCAACCTCGCAGCGCCGCGCCAAGATGCTGGTCAATGCCGGCGGCCCCTGGGTGGCAGATGTGCTGCGTCAGAAACTGGGCCAGAACAGCCGCGAAAGCGTCCGTCTGGTGCGCGGCAGTCATATCGTGGTCCCAAAACTCTATGATCACGGGCGCTGCTACTTCTTTCAAGGCACCGACGGGCGCATCATCTTCGCCATCCCCTATGAGGAAGACTACACGCTGATCGGCACCACCGACGCCGACCACCCCGACCCGCAGACCGCCCCGACCTGCACGCCGGAGGAACAGGATTACCTGATCAATTTCGCCTCGCAATATTTCGCCAATCCGCTCAGCCGCGACGATATCGTCTGGACCTATTCCGGCGTGCGGCCGCTCTACGACGATGGGGCAAGCTCTGCCACTGCCGCCACCCGCGAATATGTGCTGACCCTGAACGACAGCGCCGCGCCGCTGCTGAATGTCTTTGGCGGCAAGATCACCACCTATCGCAAACTGGCCGAGGCCGCGCTGGAAAAGATCGCCACCGTGTTCCCCGATCTGCCCGCCGACTGGACCGCAGGCGTTGCCCTGCCCGGCGGAGATTTCCCGGTTGGGGACGTGGCAAAACTGACCGCGAAACTGGCCCAAGACTACCCTTTCCTCAGCCCATACGCGACCCGCCGCCTGATCCGCGCCTATGGGACAGAGGCCTGGGACGTGCTGGGCACAGCCTCCACAGCCGCCGATCTCGGCCAGGCCTTCGGCGCCACCATCACCGCCCGTGAACTTGACTGGACCATCGCCCAGGAATGGGTCCGCACCGGCGAGGATTACCTGTTGCGCCGCACCAAACTGGCCCTGCGCCTGAGCGACGAAGAGCGCGCGGCGGTCGACGCATATATCCGCAGCAAGGCCGCAGATCTGGCCGCCTGA
- a CDS encoding DeoR/GlpR family DNA-binding transcription regulator: protein MDASDRQAAILDLLTQQDRVEVEDLAQRFGVSLQTIRTDLRDLAARGALSRVHGGAVRSSSGASRDYAERRKLNARGKRAMATLTADLIPDNCAITLNIGTSTEQVARALSGHRGLTVLSNNINIINMMMEDESKELVLVGGAIRQSDGAIVGEDALEFIARYKVDIAVIGASAMDADGAILDHDPREVSVARAILKNARKRVLVCDGSKFERTAPVRICDISDLDVVVTDRPVPAEFSRAAKAAGTQILWVGENESSENV, encoded by the coding sequence ATGGACGCAAGCGACAGACAGGCTGCTATTCTCGACCTCCTGACCCAACAGGACCGGGTCGAGGTTGAGGACCTCGCGCAGCGCTTTGGCGTCTCGCTGCAGACCATCCGCACCGACCTGCGCGATCTGGCCGCCCGTGGCGCGCTCTCCCGTGTGCATGGTGGCGCGGTCCGCAGCAGCAGTGGCGCCAGCCGCGACTACGCCGAACGGCGCAAGCTGAACGCCCGTGGCAAACGCGCCATGGCCACACTCACCGCCGACCTGATCCCCGACAACTGCGCTATCACCCTCAATATCGGCACCTCCACCGAACAGGTCGCCCGCGCCCTTTCCGGCCATCGCGGCCTTACCGTTCTTTCCAACAATATCAACATTATCAATATGATGATGGAGGATGAGAGCAAGGAACTGGTGCTGGTCGGCGGCGCCATCCGGCAAAGTGACGGCGCCATCGTCGGCGAGGACGCACTGGAGTTCATTGCCCGTTACAAGGTGGATATCGCGGTGATTGGCGCCTCGGCCATGGATGCGGACGGTGCCATTCTCGACCATGACCCGCGCGAAGTCTCCGTCGCCCGCGCCATCCTCAAAAACGCCCGCAAGCGCGTGCTCGTTTGCGATGGCAGCAAGTTCGAGCGCACCGCCCCGGTCCGCATCTGCGATATCTCTGATCTCGACGTGGTGGTCACCGACCGCCCCGTCCCCGCTGAATTTTCCCGCGCGGCAAAGGCCGCAGGCACGCAAATCCTCTGGGTTGGCGAAAACGAAAGTAGCGAAAATGTCTAA
- a CDS encoding DUF1513 domain-containing protein: MAGPSRRGFLAGLLAAGMAPQASWADLGDPAYLSAGKSSDGRFLLAGLDHAGGILFRHPLPARGHAAAAHPTRPEAVAFARRPGQFADVIDCRTGAALARLTPPTGHHFYGHGVFSPDGRSLFTTENAFESGDGRIGIWDASDGYRRIDDHASGGIGPHDIRLRTRPDGQHDLVVANGGIQTHPDSGRAKLNLATMQPNLSYLSLEGTLRDQLILDADLRLNSIRHLSIHTDGTVGFAMQWQGDLGADLPIIGLHRPGAAAHLMAEDDPRLRNLNGYGGSVAFSRDGTQIAVTSPRGGVVQIADCITGALLREIRLTDVCGLASDANGFVVTTGQGLLAQLSTSQADRPPHIRARTDLAWDNHLIPIA; the protein is encoded by the coding sequence ATGGCCGGCCCCTCCCGTCGCGGGTTTCTTGCCGGTCTTCTGGCCGCAGGCATGGCGCCGCAGGCCAGCTGGGCCGACCTCGGAGACCCGGCCTATCTCTCTGCGGGGAAATCCTCCGACGGCCGTTTCCTCCTCGCTGGTCTGGATCACGCAGGCGGCATTCTGTTTCGCCACCCGCTGCCCGCGCGCGGCCATGCCGCAGCGGCGCATCCGACCCGCCCGGAGGCGGTTGCCTTTGCCCGCCGCCCCGGACAGTTCGCGGATGTGATCGACTGCCGCACCGGTGCGGCCCTGGCCCGGCTCACGCCACCCACCGGACATCACTTCTATGGCCATGGCGTATTCTCCCCGGACGGCAGGTCCCTCTTCACCACCGAAAACGCCTTTGAAAGCGGCGATGGCCGGATCGGCATCTGGGACGCCAGCGATGGTTACCGCCGGATCGACGATCATGCCTCCGGCGGCATTGGCCCGCATGATATCCGCCTGCGCACCCGCCCTGATGGCCAGCACGATCTGGTGGTGGCCAACGGCGGCATTCAGACCCATCCCGACAGCGGCCGTGCGAAACTGAACCTCGCCACGATGCAACCCAACCTCAGCTACCTCAGCCTTGAGGGCACCCTGCGGGATCAGCTGATCCTCGATGCAGACCTGCGCCTGAACTCGATCCGTCACCTGTCGATCCACACCGATGGCACCGTGGGGTTTGCGATGCAGTGGCAGGGCGATCTGGGCGCCGATCTGCCGATCATCGGCCTGCACCGCCCCGGCGCAGCAGCGCATCTGATGGCAGAAGATGACCCCCGCCTGCGCAACCTCAACGGCTATGGCGGCTCCGTCGCCTTTTCCCGCGATGGAACACAGATCGCCGTCACCTCCCCGCGCGGCGGTGTGGTGCAGATCGCCGATTGCATCACCGGCGCGCTGCTGCGGGAAATTCGCCTCACGGATGTCTGCGGGCTGGCCAGTGACGCAAATGGCTTTGTTGTCACCACCGGTCAGGGGCTGCTGGCACAGCTGAGCACCAGCCAAGCCGATCGTCCGCCACACATCCGGGCCCGCACAGATCTCGCTTGGGACAACCATCTGATCCCGATTGCCTGA
- a CDS encoding imelysin family protein, which translates to MPKPTPPSPTRPSPTRLLRVVALTIATAMVCTTLPPQAALAQTDTPAVTTPEQPPEALNPAQQVDWVLTHHILPGFDRLAAQSATLAEVAASHCTPDDPALRDAFARAFDAWIAASHLRFGPTETDNRAFALAFWPDSRNKIPGTLRRALTEATRDTLTDADSFASQSVALRGFYALEYLLFDAAIQSEGTADQRCALVAAISADIARTSAAIRDDWHNSYAVTLVSPAPGNRYQSEAEIRQELFKTLTTGFQVLVDMRLARPLGQFDAPRPNRAEARRSARSQRHIVLTLTAMEPLALALAAGDPALMQDIHAGFAKALTRASALDDPSLAGVADPARRFRIEAVQQDVSDLRSLITTRLGPKLGVTAGFNSLDGD; encoded by the coding sequence ATGCCCAAGCCCACGCCCCCGTCACCTACGCGCCCGTCACCTACGCGCCTGTTGCGTGTTGTCGCCCTGACCATTGCGACCGCTATGGTCTGCACCACCCTGCCCCCACAGGCGGCCCTTGCGCAGACCGACACCCCGGCGGTCACCACTCCGGAGCAACCGCCCGAAGCCCTCAACCCTGCGCAGCAGGTGGACTGGGTGCTGACCCACCACATTCTCCCCGGCTTCGACCGGCTGGCCGCCCAAAGCGCCACCTTGGCCGAGGTTGCTGCCAGCCACTGCACCCCGGATGATCCGGCCCTGCGTGACGCTTTTGCCCGCGCCTTTGACGCCTGGATCGCTGCCAGCCACCTGCGCTTTGGCCCAACCGAGACCGACAACCGCGCCTTCGCCCTCGCCTTCTGGCCAGACAGCCGCAACAAAATCCCCGGCACCCTGCGTCGCGCCCTCACCGAGGCCACCCGCGACACCCTCACCGATGCAGACAGCTTTGCGAGCCAGTCGGTCGCTCTGCGCGGCTTCTACGCGTTGGAATATCTCCTCTTCGATGCGGCGATCCAATCCGAAGGCACCGCAGACCAGCGCTGCGCCCTGGTTGCGGCCATCAGCGCCGACATCGCCCGCACCAGTGCCGCGATCCGCGACGATTGGCACAACAGCTATGCCGTGACACTGGTCAGCCCCGCTCCGGGCAACCGCTACCAATCGGAGGCGGAGATCCGGCAGGAGCTGTTCAAAACCCTGACCACCGGGTTTCAGGTGCTGGTTGATATGCGGTTGGCACGTCCCCTTGGCCAGTTCGACGCCCCCCGCCCCAACCGCGCCGAGGCCCGCCGTTCCGCCCGCAGCCAGCGCCACATCGTGCTGACCCTCACCGCGATGGAGCCGCTCGCCCTTGCCCTCGCCGCAGGCGACCCCGCGCTGATGCAGGATATCCACGCGGGCTTTGCCAAGGCGCTGACCCGCGCCAGCGCGCTGGACGATCCCTCCCTCGCCGGGGTGGCCGATCCTGCCCGCCGCTTCCGCATCGAAGCCGTGCAGCAGGACGTCAGCGACCTGCGCAGCCTGATCACCACCCGGCTTGGCCCGAAACTCGGCGTCACCGCAGGGTTCAACTCCCTCGACGGGGACTGA
- a CDS encoding di-heme oxidoredictase family protein: MRVSPSPHRPHLSQLLMGLSLIALIAPFPTLADTQTTALSETLAGDAPEGNATHAPAAAPYTDLSDPHLASLPRTDAEQTRIRAVTRPTTQFDQPERYEVLPAGAATVRARTDDEAFSQHSANLSFEEELEFKLGNGLFKKIWVFSPASTLASDGLGPLYNARSCQRCHLKDGRGHVPDGPDYISTTMFLRVSIPGPVPDQMQAITDYIGTAPEPTYGGQMQDFSAPGIAPEYRLGVTYSEEIIALAGGETATLHRPDYSANTLGYGPLHEDAMLSPRVAPSMIGLGLLEAIPATDLLAGVDEDDSNGDGISGRANLVWSAEHNRIMLGRFGYKAGQPTVHEQSAAAFSGDIGISTPLFPAHSGDCTTAQTACQNAPHGGDDIRETEIDQPNMDLVTFYSRNLGVPARRDPDAPAVLRGKAQFYAAGCTSCHTPKFVTNRLEAQPAQSFQLIWPYSDLLLHDMGEGLADHRPEARATGREWRTAPLWGIGLVQQVNPRAGFLHDGRARTLLEAILWHGGEAQSARDTVVGLAPEDRADLIRFLESL; encoded by the coding sequence ATGCGCGTTTCCCCGTCGCCCCACCGCCCGCATCTGTCCCAGCTGTTGATGGGTCTCAGCCTGATCGCGCTGATCGCACCGTTTCCCACTCTGGCCGACACGCAAACCACTGCGCTGTCGGAAACCCTGGCAGGGGATGCGCCGGAGGGTAATGCAACCCACGCACCGGCGGCGGCGCCCTATACAGATCTCTCCGACCCGCATCTCGCCAGCCTGCCGCGCACCGACGCGGAACAGACCCGCATCCGCGCCGTCACCCGCCCAACAACGCAGTTCGACCAGCCCGAACGCTATGAGGTCCTGCCCGCAGGGGCCGCCACCGTGCGCGCCCGCACCGACGACGAGGCATTTTCCCAGCACAGCGCCAACCTCAGCTTTGAGGAAGAGCTGGAATTCAAACTCGGCAATGGGCTGTTCAAGAAGATCTGGGTGTTCTCCCCGGCCTCCACCCTCGCCTCTGACGGGCTGGGGCCGCTCTATAATGCGCGCTCCTGCCAGCGCTGCCACCTGAAGGACGGGCGCGGCCATGTGCCGGATGGCCCGGATTATATCTCGACCACGATGTTTCTGCGCGTCTCCATCCCCGGCCCGGTGCCGGACCAGATGCAGGCCATCACCGACTATATCGGCACCGCGCCAGAGCCCACCTATGGCGGCCAGATGCAGGATTTCTCCGCCCCCGGTATCGCGCCCGAATATCGCCTTGGCGTCACCTATAGCGAGGAGATCATCGCGCTCGCAGGCGGCGAAACCGCCACCCTGCACCGCCCCGACTACAGCGCCAATACCCTCGGTTATGGCCCGCTGCACGAGGACGCCATGCTGTCGCCGCGCGTCGCCCCCAGCATGATTGGCCTCGGCCTGTTGGAGGCGATCCCCGCCACAGACCTTCTGGCAGGCGTGGATGAGGATGACAGCAACGGCGACGGCATCTCCGGGCGCGCCAATCTGGTCTGGTCAGCGGAACACAACCGGATCATGCTGGGCCGCTTTGGCTACAAGGCCGGCCAGCCCACCGTGCATGAACAATCCGCCGCCGCGTTTTCCGGCGATATTGGCATCTCCACACCGCTGTTTCCGGCCCATTCCGGCGATTGCACCACCGCGCAGACCGCCTGTCAAAACGCCCCGCACGGCGGCGATGACATCCGCGAGACCGAGATTGACCAGCCCAATATGGATCTGGTCACCTTCTACAGCCGCAACCTCGGCGTGCCTGCCCGGCGCGACCCGGACGCCCCCGCCGTCCTGCGCGGCAAGGCGCAGTTCTACGCCGCAGGCTGCACCAGCTGCCACACGCCAAAATTCGTCACCAACCGGCTGGAGGCGCAACCAGCGCAGAGCTTCCAGCTGATCTGGCCCTATAGCGACCTCTTGCTGCACGACATGGGCGAGGGCCTTGCTGACCACCGCCCCGAAGCCCGCGCCACCGGGCGCGAATGGCGCACCGCGCCGCTCTGGGGGATCGGGCTGGTGCAGCAAGTGAACCCGCGCGCAGGTTTCCTGCATGACGGTCGCGCCCGCACTCTGCTGGAGGCCATCCTCTGGCATGGCGGCGAAGCCCAATCCGCCCGAGACACCGTGGTGGGCCTTGCGCCCGAAGACCGCGCCGATCTGATCCGCTTTCTGGAGTCGCTCTGA